The following coding sequences are from one Sesamum indicum cultivar Zhongzhi No. 13 linkage group LG11, S_indicum_v1.0, whole genome shotgun sequence window:
- the LOC105173348 gene encoding uncharacterized protein LOC105173348 has translation MDDSDNDLQKKLDEVMPWIGLYIAAASAICTLAIVADTLNGFRSSKLWFPCKYFSLNATYLTLLGVAMKLPMDLNTLLLYESDGLARLSSLFFMSTAMANFMSSLGSMEDKEILMNVVALGILVITIVVNVWIQVFQLQSSLGTNFSNSDVVPTIFMLLLLVILVSSAITLPTSKRSLESNYQEMHKVAIVEEGMTKRGQCIKMDKQMIDGLKKYWVMAVTSNPQFVMARSVFCTTSSVICLLSALFLLYDFIVMFVDIGEVTLGASYSVYGHYTTWILLVQTIGVLVGTIAPLCRWFTAVRFKLTCHKICIREELKIEVHWTQSLVNWRDSFSDLEIRNNKFRKYLHDAKWFSLNILIGIQIMMVLVSKLLVLIPALLVAQFLLCFKKFKMQCLSKLTTSNIDMESESGGDTELNLNHFALLLDGESELPKRTLKYIFRQADKVIEMGEKQQPQYLIHLLNIFSNFRGVRDFDSSQVPSLHSQEPPNCWSLPLVTLTSIAISLPNVANNKKATQLMSSVSEGLSLVKLIENALYESDELVNIRNAADVSWARVSLYMKWQGMDLRKISLKCKQSKNVLQELSNNAEKTIEKFKRTTNDLENPLNWSANIIAANSMYRISQTILLSCQEENEQNDEDLFQRLSVMIADILAACFTNLTRVIITKCHQNAIERREKSVGEAFLLLGKTKQILELLQQYEWPSLDLDNVGYIEKWRDFFKENNQTPMASPSTSQKQLCNVFEMKDLGNIKKILGMNISRNREKSSILLNQKSYISSVLKKFSMEHAKLVSIPLPAHFQLSKDQSPKTNSEKAKMDKVPYSNVIGSIMYLMVCTRPDIAYAISCLSRYMSNLGTPHWEALKYLLKYLRGSVDIGITFSKNSNYTQLVGYVDSNYANDRDSRKSTTSYVFTLCGACISWKSQLQHIVALSTTEAEYIATTEAFKEAICLMVL, from the exons ATGGATGATTCCGACAATGATTTACAAAAGAAACTTGATGAGGTAATGCCATGGATAGGCTTGTATATCGCGGCAGCTTCTGCAATTTGCACGCTTGCAATAGTAGCTGACACCCTCAACGGATTCCGATCCAGTAAGCTCTGGTTCCCTTGCAAATACTTTTCTCTTAACGCCACTTACTTAACTTTATTAGGCGTGGCAATGAAGCTACCAATGGATCTCAACACCCTTTTGTTGTATGAATCAGATGGCCTTGCAAGGTTAagtagtttattttttatgtcgACGGCGATGGCTAATTTTATGTCATCCTTGGGTTCCATGGAAGATAAAGAGATTCTAATGAATGTTGTTGCGCTTGGAATCCTTGTAATCACAATCGTGGTTAACGTCTGGATACAAGTTTTTCAGTTACAGAGCTCTCTGGGTACTAATTTCTCTAATAGTGACGTGGTTCCTACAATTTTCATGCTTCTTTTGCTTGTTATATTAGTTTCTTCAGCAATCACGCTTCCAACCAGCAAAAGGAGTTTGGAGTCCAATTACCAAGAGATGCACAAGGTAGCTATAGTGGAAGAAGGGATGACGAAAAGGGGGCAATGCATCAAAATGGACAAACAGATGATCGATGGGCTGAAGAAATACTGGGTGATGGCAGTGACTAGCAACCCTCAATTTGTGATGGCACGTTCGGTCTTTTGCACTACTTCAAGTGTTATTTGCTTATTATCTGCCCTCTTTTTactatatgattttattgtaatGTTCGTGGATATTGGGGAAGTCACGCTCGGAGCATCCTACTCTGTATATGGACATTATACGACATGGATTCTACTAGTTCAAACAATTGGGGTGCTGGTGGGCACAATTGCACCTTTATGCAGATGGTTTACCGCTGTCAGATTCAAGTTGACATGTCATAAAATTTGCATCAGAGAGGAACTCAAGATTGAGGTGCACTGGACCCAAAGTCTTGTTAACTGGAGAGACAGCTTCTCAGATTTAGAAATTAGAAACAACAAGTTTAGGAAGTATCTTCATGATGCAAAATGGTTTTCTCTAAACATTCTCATTGGAATTCAGATTATGATGGTTCTAGTTAGCAAGTTACTTGTCCTC ATTCCTGCTTTACTCGTAGCTCAGTTTCTCTTGtgtttcaagaaattcaagatgCAATGTTTATCCAAACTTACAACCTCAAATATTGATATGGAATCCGAATCAGGAGGTGACACAGAGCTGAATCTCAACCATTTTGCTCTTCTACTTGATGGAGAATCAGAGCTACCCAAAAGGACCCTGAAGTACATCTTCCGCCAGGCGGATAAGGTTATTGAAATGGGTGAAAAGCAGCAACCGCAATATCTAATACATCTTCTAAATATATTCAGTAACTTTAGAGGGGTAAGAGATTTTGACAGCTCTCAAGTTCCAAGTCTACATTCGCAAGAACCTCCAAATTGCTGGTCTCTACCATTAGTAACTCTTACAAGCATTGCAATTTCACTTCCAAATGTTGCAAATAACAAGAAGGCCACACAACTAATGAGCAGTGTGAGCGAAGGGTTGTCCCTCGTCAAGCTTATAGAGAATGCACTCTATGAAAGTGATGAACTCGTGAACATCAGAAATGCTGCAGACGTTTCTTGGGCTAGAGTCTCACTGTACATGAAGTGGCAAGGGATGGATCTTAGGAAGATATCTCTTAAATGCAAACAGTCCAAGAATGTATTACAAGAGCTCTCCAACAATGCTGAAAAAACGATTGAGAAGTTCAAGAGAACAACAAATGATTTGGAAAATCCACTCAACTGGTCAGCTAACATTATAGCAGCCAATTCAATGTATCGGATCAGTCAAACTATTTTGCTATCTTGCCAAGAGGAAAATGAGCAAAACGATGAGGACTTGTTTCAGCGGTTATCTGTAATGATTGCAGATATTCTGGCAGCttgttttacaaatttaacacGCGTGATAATTACCAAGTGTCACCAAAATGCCATTGAAAGACGGGAGAAGAGTGTTGGCGAAGCGTTTCTCCTTCTTGGTAAAACAAAGCAAATTCTTGAACTTCTCCAACAGTATGAATGGCCATCTCTAGATCTTGACAATGTTGGATACATTGAAAAATGGCGTGATTTCTTTAAGGAGAATAATCAGACTCCAATGGCCTCCCCTTCAACTTCACAAAAACAGCTTTGTAatgtttttgaaatgaaagatcttggaaatattaagaaaattcttgGCATGAACATCTctagaaatagagaaaaatcttCTATTCTTTTAAACCAAAAGTCCTACATCTCATctgttttgaaaaagttttccATGGAACATGCAAAACTTGTATCCATACCCCTACCTGCacattttcaactttcaaaAGACCAATCTCCCAAAACGAATTCTGAAAAAGCCAAAATGGATAAAGTTCCTTATTCTAATGTTATTGGTTCCATCATGTATCTCATGGTATGCACAAGGCCTGATATTGCATATGCCATTAGCTGTCTTAGTAGATACATGTCAAACCTTGGTACGCCTCATTGGGAAGCTTTGAAATATTTGCTTAAATATTTGCGTGGTTCCGTTGACATTGGTATCACCTTctctaaaaattctaattatacTCAACTTGTTGGATATGTGGACTctaattatgcaaatgatcGTGATAGCCGTAAGTCCACAACTTCTTATGTGTTTACCTTGTGTGGTGcatgcattagttggaaatcccaactACAACACATAGTTGCCTTATCAACTACTGAAGCAGAATACATTGCTACAACCGAAGCTTTCAAAGAAGCCATTTGCTTGATGgtcttataa
- the LOC105173345 gene encoding uncharacterized protein LOC105173345 codes for MDDYDNDLQKKLDDVMPWIGLYIASASAICTLAMVADILNRFGSDRFARISSLFFMATAMANFMSSLGSMEDKEILMNVVALGILVITILINVLIQGFQLQGSLGTNFLHNDVIPTFFMLLLFATLVSSAITLPSSKRSLESKYQEMHKVAIEEEGMAKRGQVFKIDERMIDGMKKYWVMAETSYPQFVMARSVFCTTSSVFCLLSALFLLYDLISWFIGMGKVRLGASHSVYGHYTRWILIVQTIGVVVGTIAPFFRWFTAVKFKCLMACHKISIREELKIEMHWTQSLVNWRDSFSDLQIRTTSLGSIFMMQNGFFLLCFKKFKMQCLSKLTTSNIDMESESGGDTELNLNRFALLLDGESELPKRTLKYIFRQADKVIEMGEKQQPQYLIHLLNIFSNFRGVRDFDSSQVPSLHSQEPPNCWSLPLVTLTSIAISLPNVANNKKATQLMSSVSEGLSLVKLIENALYESDELVNIRNAADVSWARVSLYMKWQGMDLRKISLKCKQSKNVLQELSNNAEKTIEKFKRTTNDLENPLNWSANIIAANSMYRISQTILLSCQEENEQNDEDLFQRLSVMIADILAACFTNLTRVIITKCHQNAIERREKSVGEAFLLLGKTKQILELLQQYEWPSLDLDNVGYIEKWRDFFKENNQTPMASPSTSSDEAVKSLVSNEEQVTAIKIIN; via the exons ATGGATGATTACGATAATGATTTACAAAAGAAACTTGATGATGTAATGCCATGGATAGGCTTGTATATCGCGTCAGCTTCTGCAATTTGCACACTTGCAATGGTAGCTGATATTCTCAACCGATTCGGATCCG ATCGCTTTGCAAGGATAagtagtttattttttatggcaACCGCGATGGCTAATTTCATGTCATCCTTGGGTTCCATGGAAGATAAAGAGATTCTAATGAATGTTGTTGCGCTTGGGATCCTTGTAATCACAATCCTGATTAACGTCTTGATACAAGGCTTTCAGTTGCAGGGCTCTCTTGGTActaattttttgcataatgACGTGATTCCTACATTTTTTATGCTTCTTTTGTTTGCTACATTAGTTTCTTCAGCAATCACGCTCCCATCCAGCAAAAGGAGTTTGGAGTCGAAGTACCAAGAGATGCACAAGGTAGCTATAGAGGAAGAAGGGATGGCGAAAAGGGGGCAAGTCTTCAAAATCGACGAACGAATGATTGATGGGATGAAGAAATACTGGGTGATGGCAGAGACTAGCTACCCTCAATTTGTGATGGCACGTTCCGTCTTTTGCACTACTTCAAGTGTTTTTTGCTTACTATCTGCCCTCTTTTTGCTATATGATCTTATTTCATGGTTCATCGGTATGGGGAAAGTCAGGCTCGGAGCATCCCACTCTGTATATGGACATTACACGAGATGGATTCTAATAGTTCAAACAATTGGGGTGGTGGTGGGCACAATTGCACCTTTTTTCAGATGGTTCACTGCTGTCAAATTCAAATGCCTAATGGCATGTCATAAAATTAGCATCAGAGAGGAACTCAAGATTGAGATGCACTGGACCCAAAGTCTTGTTAACTGGAGAGACAGCTTCTCAGATTTACAAATTAGAACAACAAGTTTAGGAAGTATCTTCATGATGCAAAATGGTTTT TTTCTCTTGtgtttcaagaaattcaagatgCAATGTTTATCCAAACTTACAACCTCAAATATTGATATGGAATCCGAATCAGGAGGTGACACAGAGCTGAATCTCAACCGTTTTGCTCTTCTACTTGATGGAGAATCAGAGCTACCCAAAAGGACCCTGAAGTACATCTTCCGCCAGGCGGATAAGGTTATTGAAATGGGTGAAAAGCAGCAACCGCAATATCTAATACATCTTCTAAATATATTCAGTAACTTTAGAGGGGTAAGAGATTTTGACAGCTCTCAAGTTCCAAGTCTACATTCGCAAGAACCTCCAAATTGCTGGTCTCTACCATTAGTAACTCTTACAAGCATTGCAATTTCACTTCCAAATGTTGCAAATAACAAGAAGGCCACACAACTAATGAGCAGTGTGAGCGAAGGGTTGTCCCTCGTCAAGCTTATAGAGAATGCACTCTATGAAAGTGATGAACTCGTGAACATCAGAAATGCTGCAGACGTTTCTTGGGCTAGAGTCTCACTGTACATGAAGTGGCAAGGGATGGATCTTAGGAAGATATCTCTTAAATGCAAACAGTCCAAGAATGTATTACAAGAGCTCTCCAACAATGCTGAAAAAACGATTGAGAAGTTCAAGAGAACAACAAATGATTTGGAAAATCCACTCAACTGGTCAGCTAACATTATAGCAGCCAATTCAATGTATCGGATCAGTCAAACTATTTTGCTATCTTGCCAAGAGGAAAATGAGCAAAACGATGAGGACTTGTTTCAGCGGTTATCTGTAATGATTGCAGATATTCTGGCAGCttgttttacaaatttaacacGCGTGATAATTACCAAGTGTCACCAAAATGCCATTGAAAGACGGGAGAAGAGTGTTGGCGAAGCGTTTCTCCTTCTTGGTAAAACAAAGCAAATTCTTGAACTTCTCCAACAGTATGAATGGCCATCTCTAGATCTTGACAATGTTGGATACATTGAAAAATGGCGTGATTTCTTTAAGGAGAATAATCAGACTCCAATGGCCTCCCCTTCAACTTCAAGTGATGAAGCAGTGAAAAGTCTAGTTTCTAATGAAGAGCAAGTAACTgctataaaaatcataaactgA